A region of Silurus meridionalis isolate SWU-2019-XX chromosome 17, ASM1480568v1, whole genome shotgun sequence DNA encodes the following proteins:
- the mllt1a gene encoding LOW QUALITY PROTEIN: protein ENL (The sequence of the model RefSeq protein was modified relative to this genomic sequence to represent the inferred CDS: inserted 1 base in 1 codon): MEDQCTVQVKLELGHRAQLRKKATSEGFTHDWMVFVRGPENSDIQHFVDKVIFRLHESFPKPKRVCKEPPYKVEESGYAGFLMPIEVYFKNKEEPKKVLFNYDLFLNLEGNPPVNHLRCEKLTFNNPTRDFRKKLVRAGGIIVLPEGTELVSRPSPDYPMLPTIPLSAFSDPKKSKSSQGPKELTKENSGISKVLKPHKVGKEHRERPRKDSESKSSSKGDAERDGGASKGNREPSSFSSTSSSSKKPEIKVKEESKAPPKAAFKEPKLTLKEPKMEGTSPKGGGPGGGGGGGGVTATAAGGGGGSVTEIKSGSKRPSNADSPKSSIKKPKKGGGESQKSSGGGVFPGTSPRVSSSSIAPALGFGDKKSSKQRGCCIKGKPETPEVKEQKKPPESDESNSDDELSSKSEPSAPSSPTNSSSSSXSSSDSDFEPQQKQGQGPLRSMVEDMQSEESDEDDSSSDDETPVKNNLPNRDSRLSLDSESDSSDGPRRPGREPPPPAPKHTSASNNNNNKVTGRKSPEPCLRQEKVLKKGYDKAYTEELVDLHRRLMALRERNVLQQIVNLIEETGHFNVTNTTFDFDLFSLDESTVRKLQSYLEATAT; the protein is encoded by the exons ATGGAGGATCAG tgtacagtacagGTGAAGCTGGAACTGGGCCACCGCGCGCAGCTGCGGAAGAAGGCCACGTCCGAAGGCTTCACACACGACTGGATGGTGTTTGTGCGAGGGCCCGAGAACAGCGACATCCAGCACTTTGTAGATAAAGTGATCTTCCGCCTGCACGAGAGCTTCCCCAAACCCAAGAGag TGTGTAAGGAGCCGCCTTATAAAGTGGAAGAGTCGGGATACGCCGGATTTCTAATGCCTATCGAAGTCTACTTTAAAAACAAG GAGGAGCCGAAGAAGGTTCTGTTTAACTACGACCTGTTCCTAAACCTGGAGGGGAATCCGCCTGTCAATCATCTGCGCTGTGAGAAACTTACCTTCAACAACCCGACCCGAGACTTCCGCAAGAAACTGGTCAGAGCTGGAGGA ATCATTGTGCTGCCCGAGGGGACGGAGTTGGTGTCCAGGCCGAGTCCAGACTATCCCATGCTTCCCACAATCCCTCTGTCTGCTTTCTCTGACCCTAAGAAAAGCAAAAGCTCTCAGGGGCCCAAG GAGCTCACTAAAGAAAACAGTGGCATTTCTAAAGTCCTTAAACCTCACAAAGTGGGCAAGGAGCACCGCGAGCGTCCCCGCAAAGACTCTGAGAGCAAGAGCTCGTCGAAGGGCGACGCCGAGCGAGACGGTGGCGCCAGCAAAGGCAACCGCGAGCCTTCGTCATTCTCCTCGACGTCGTCCTCGTCGAAGAAGCCTGAGATCAAAGTCAAAGAAGAGAGCAAAGCTCCGCCCAAAGCTGCTTTCAAAGAGCCCAAGCTGACGCTCAAGGAGCCCAAGATGGAAGGAACGAGTCCTAAAGGTGGAGGtccaggtggaggaggaggaggagggggtgtaacagcaacagcagcaggagGAGGGGGAGGCAGCGTGACGGAGATTAAGTCGGGGAGCAAACGTCCGTCCAACGCCGACTCGCCCAAGTCCAGCATTAAGAAACCCAAAAAGGGTGGAGGAGAAAGCCAGAAAAGTTCAGGGGGCGGGGTTTTTCCAGGCACCTCCCCTCGCGTCTCGTCCTCCTCCATTGCTCCGGCGTTGGGGTTCGGAGACAAGAAGAGCTCGAAGCAAAGAGGGTGCTGTATCAAAGGCAAGCCCGAGACCCCGGAGGTCAAAGAGCAGAAGAAGCCACCTGAGTCAGACGAGTCGAACTCTGACGACGAGCTCTCGTCCAAGTCTGAG CCCTCAGCTCCCTCCAGTCCAACGAATTCCAGTTCCAGCT AGTCGAGCTCTGACTCAGACTTTGAGCCGCAGCAGAAACAAGGCCAAG GGCCCCTGCGCTCCATGGTGGAGGACATGCAGTCCGAGGAGTCTGATGAAGATGACAGCAGCTCAGACGACGAGACGCCGGTGAAGAACAACCTCCCAAACCGTGACTCCAG GCTGAGTCTAGACAGCGAGAGCGACAGCAGCGACGGACCTCGCCGCCCCGGCCGTGAGCCGCCGCCCCCTGCGCCCAAACACACCTCCGcctccaataataataataacaag gtgacCGGGAGGAAAAGTCCCGAGCCGTGTCTGAGGCAGGAAAAGGTTTTGAAGAAGGGCTACGACAAG gcttATACAGAGGAGTTGGTGGACCTTCATCGCAGACTGATGGCACTGAGAGAGCGAAATGTCCTacaacag ATCGTGAACCTGATCGAGGAAACGGGCCACTTTAACGTCACCAACACCACGTTCGACTTCGATTTGTTCTCGTTGGACGAGTCGACGGTGCGCAAACTGCAGAGCTACCTCGAGGCCACGGCCACGTGA